From the genome of Toxoplasma gondii ME49 chromosome XII, whole genome shotgun sequence:
TCAGATGGATATCCGCTGAGGTCCCGTAGGGCTCCTGGcggccgcgcatgcatgaGCCAGTGGAGCAAACTGCTGCGGGGTAGAGATGGAGAGGACAGGATACTCAGTGAAGCAAAACTGCGGCGATTTCTCGAGCAGGAAGGCgctgtcctctctccgtccttcaGTCAAGCAGACATCGCGAAAAGTCTCTTGATCGTCTACCGGAATACACATGAGAAGATGAAATACTAtcgaagacgaaacaggGTTCTCCAAACAAAGGTGTGGGATGGACTCGGGAGTGCCTGCATTTCTCCAGTGTGTGTCACTGCAGCGCCGTCTATCAACAAGCCTTTCTGCCTAACCACCAAGCTTTCGCTTTCGTTATGTAACGATCTACTGATCTAGAAGGTTGCCCGTGCTCTTTCCTATCTCTGTCTTGATTTGGGcctgttcgccttctctttccttctacACTTACTGTAATCTCCGCCGCTCTTTGTGTTCGACCAGCTCTATCGTGTCTGTGCCCCTCTTCGCTGTAACCATTTCATGAGACCGCAACAAATGAGCAAAGCCCAACGTTCCAACTGGTGGCCGACTTTGGTTATTATTTCAAGTAGTTTTCTCTGACGAAGGCTGACcgttttttttgttttgGTGTTGCAGCTCTCGAAGCAGCGGAGGCGAGTACCGGACAGTCGAAAAAGACAGGATGGGAAGGAGGTAGACATTGGAGACGAAGCGTTCAGCTTGGAGTGGAAAGTAGGGACTCTAGAGGCAGAGATCAGCCGTCTCCGCCGATCGCTGGAACTGAGCACTGGTacgtgtctgtctctggcgACGATTCACAACTTTTTTCTTGAGCAGAAGGCGATTCTGCAGAGGCAACTGGAGGGAGAACGCGCGGACATCGAGTCGCTGGAGGATGAGTGCGGTACCATGAAGGAAATGAGACTACTATGTTtcgctgaggaagaagagaatgcGGAAGCCGGGGGAGACATCCTGAACAGCCTCGTCGGGGAGGCTGGAGAGACGGGCCACCAAACAAGGCGCGGTACGGGTCTTTCCGGCAGATCTGACGGAGTCGAAGAGGCATTCCTCGCTGCCTACGAGGCAGTCATGAACGCCGTAGAAGCTCTGAAGACTCGACACGCGCAGACGGCCGCAAGACTGGCTCAGATCCAGACGGGTCTCATCAGCGTGGAGCAGGATCTCAAGATTTTGGACAGAGAGCAGCGCGCGCAGCTCGAAAAGCACATGCAAGATTTGGCTgacagaggcgcagagagcgaaggcggaggcgcTTGGACTCGCAAACCGTGTTACGTAAGACAGGCCATTGGACCTGGATCTGCAGATCGGGAGGCACAGACTGACAACTCTGGAATTGCTTCACGAAGGCACTTGTACACTGGGGACTTTCCTGTGAGCGATAGCACCACGGCTCTGGTGACTGTGTCAATCATCAACGAAGAAGATGTGGTGGTCAAACTCATGCTCGAAGACATGGAGTTCCCACTCTGTCTGTACACGGCGATCGCGGCGATAAGGTTTCCGGAAGGAAGCCGgacaggagaaggcggcgccaGTTCGGAAAAAGGAGGGCACATGTCACGGCTGGCCAAGGAAGGCGGGACCAGTCCACTCTCCGATAACGcccgcagagaaacgcgacgaaaTGTGGTGAAACGCCGACGTCTGGCCGACGAAACAGATGGGAAACTGATTGCGACTATGCTCGAAGTCGAGTGCGTGCGTGGGTCACCTTGCTTGATTCTGAAGGACCAGCAGGAGCCCGCTGCGCCAACCCAAGAACCTCGGCCCTTCATATCCTACGTAGAAGACTGCTTGTACAACGACAAGCTCTCCTTCGACCATGTGCTCCTCGTCTGCGGCACTCCGCTCTCCTTGATCATGATTCAGTGCGCAAAACGTCGGTACGGAATGATGTTCTTCCACCTCTGTATGTACAACAATTTGTCTGGGTGGGTGAAGtatgtctctctgccgtccAAAGAAATCTGCCGCCGCTTCGGGCACTCCGGAGACAGGCAGCTGCTGGAAGCCCTCGGTGGCTTGAAGCGGAGTGGAAAAGTTGCAGAAACCGCCACCGTGGGTACACTAATCAAACTGTTTGAGGAGTCGTTTGCGTCTGACGCAAAGGCCGCTGCTACaagcgcctctgcctctccctcgtccAGACCGTTCGAACCGGAAGTGCTTGTGCTCTGCGGCTCACTGACCCTCGGAGAAAAGTCGGAAATCCTCAAAGAGCAAAAACTTCAGGCAGCCAAGCTAAAGCAAACTTCTCGAAAATCAAAGCGTCTCGACGCGCAGCGTACGCCCCTCGGTCTCGACGCCAGTCTCTCCGTGTCGATGCAAGACTACTCTGTGGCCCGAACGACGAGTGCGCTAGGCCTCAACAGTTCTCCTttcgcagaagaaaagccaGATGAAGCGTTTGTCTTCTTGCAGCTGAAAATATGCATTGACTGGGATGGCTATCTCGACGTCTCATTCGAATTCGAAAACTGACCCCCGCCTACGTGCAAAGCCGCCGCAAAAACGAAATACAAAAAGCTCTTCTCATCTTCTGCGAGATGCAGATGTAGCGAGGCATATATCCGTCTATATATCTGGATAGTCAGGAGCGACGCGTGCCTCAAAGGCAAGGCTTGCTTCAGCAAGCAAGTTAGTGCTCAACATTACATGATCGAGCATCCATATGCGCAGATGGACCTAAAATGTATTTTTTTGACTCAGTTGAAGCAGAATGAATGCAAATGCGCAGGATTGTCTAGTTGTATACGCAGACATGCCCGGTTGACACACACATGCTTGTATTTGTAGTTTGTACAGAAAAATTAGGTGCGTGCAGGGTTTTGTTCGTGAAAATGTGAAGGTGCTTAGGAAATCTTTTGCCATTTGTGGCAACACAAGAATCCGAAGCAAGGAAAAAATCCAATTCCTGCTCAGGTTCCATGGCTTTAGGTCTTGTCTCCAACTTTTTTGACGACTCGGACACAGCAGCCAAAACGAAAGAGCCGTGACTAAAGAGGCGAACGTCTCTGGATTCCGAGCGACAGGTACACCCGAACCAGAGTATCTAGGCACCACGTGTTACGGGTCTCAAGAAAGCGTGCCACCCggacgagaaa
Proteins encoded in this window:
- a CDS encoding hypothetical protein (encoded by transcript TGME49_218890), producing the protein MLFLHCCAQPEQVEVGAGHVLAVLWPEGTSEGGRKKGSTLQELQDEIERCRIANEEMKRAVNDERERYGATIRDLKLLCLTQDDAEVARTQSRLRQYHGLRQTLAEKSPVPDSAAAESDRFVLDQIAMLNAELELALAEKQAQKQKRSLNGLRGQPLTVDNRGCRSTSAQKAGQRFAPEMESPGLHQELLISVTTLQQENQRLYEENVQIRRALAAHGKATGTSQGPAGALLSGPAPPARHPLVPRATERAAPIPKVSDGYPLRSRRAPGGRACMSQWSKLLRGRDGEDRILSEAKLRRFLEQEGAVLSPSFSQADIAKSLLIVYRNTHEKMKYYRRRNRVLQTKLSKQRRRVPDSRKRQDGKEVDIGDEAFSLEWKVGTLEAEISRLRRSLELSTGTCLSLATIHNFFLEQKAILQRQLEGERADIESLEDECGTMKEMRLLCFAEEEENAEAGGDILNSLVGEAGETGHQTRRGTGLSGRSDGVEEAFLAAYEAVMNAVEALKTRHAQTAARLAQIQTGLISVEQDLKILDREQRAQLEKHMQDLADRGAESEGGGAWTRKPCYVRQAIGPGSADREAQTDNSGIASRRHLYTGDFPVSDSTTALVTVSIINEEDVVVKLMLEDMEFPLCLYTAIAAIRFPEGSRTGEGGASSEKGGHMSRLAKEGGTSPLSDNARRETRRNVVKRRRLADETDGKLIATMLEVECVRGSPCLILKDQQEPAAPTQEPRPFISYVEDCLYNDKLSFDHVLLVCGTPLSLIMIQCAKRRYGMMFFHLCMYNNLSGWVKYVSLPSKEICRRFGHSGDRQLLEALGGLKRSGKVAETATVGTLIKLFEESFASDAKAAATSASASPSSRPFEPEVLVLCGSLTLGEKSEILKEQKLQAAKLKQTSRKSKRLDAQRTPLGLDASLSVSMQDYSVARTTSALGLNSSPFAEEKPDEAFVFLQLKICIDWDGYLDVSFEFEN